A region from the Lysobacter sp. BMK333-48F3 genome encodes:
- the petA gene encoding ubiquinol-cytochrome c reductase iron-sulfur subunit, with protein sequence MANQGVHDPINTGRRRFLTATTAVVGAVGAGFAAVPFIKSWNPSARAKLAGAPVTADISALAEGQRLVLEWRGQPIWIVKRSKAILDALPTLDSHLRDPKSDNKDQQPDYIKGELRSIKPDVSVLVGLCTHLGCSPEMKAEIRPEPFDPAWKGGYFCPCHKSRFDMAGRVFQGVPAPTNLLVPPHHYENDTTIVIGVDPKGAA encoded by the coding sequence ATGGCCAACCAAGGGGTCCACGATCCTATCAACACGGGCCGGCGTCGGTTCCTGACCGCGACCACGGCTGTGGTCGGCGCAGTCGGAGCCGGCTTTGCGGCGGTGCCTTTCATCAAGTCCTGGAACCCCAGCGCGCGCGCCAAGCTCGCCGGCGCTCCGGTGACGGCCGACATCAGCGCGCTGGCCGAGGGCCAGCGCCTGGTCCTGGAGTGGCGCGGCCAGCCGATCTGGATCGTCAAGCGCTCCAAGGCGATCCTCGACGCGCTGCCGACCCTGGACTCGCATCTGCGCGATCCCAAGTCGGACAACAAGGACCAGCAGCCCGACTACATCAAGGGCGAGCTGCGTTCGATCAAGCCCGACGTCTCGGTGCTGGTCGGCCTGTGCACCCATCTGGGCTGCTCGCCGGAAATGAAGGCCGAGATCCGCCCCGAACCGTTCGATCCGGCGTGGAAGGGCGGCTACTTCTGCCCCTGCCACAAGTCGCGCTTCGACATGGCCGGGCGCGTGTTCCAGGGCGTTCCCGCTCCGACCAACCTGCTGGTGCCGCCGCACCACTACGAGAACGACACCACGATCGTGATCGGCGTTGACCCGAAGGGAGCGGCGTAA
- a CDS encoding lytic transglycosylase domain-containing protein, which yields MRGSSLLLGMACLLAVAPAVAGTVWRCENAAGERSYVSKKPKGQTCVVASQYTSRASRPRNPTPAAYAPPPAASVAALGAPATVNNNPPATYSGAAAMMTAAGLKPAAPAADAANAIAPTAPPPAPAPAPAAPQAAPTRLVQGQVYSYIKDGVRHYTSKRPKGLASATAVRTIRYSFIETCFACAARPGVNFGTLRLNTEAYSNEIAAAARQHGVEEAIVRAIIHAESAYNPNAMSRVGAQGLMQLMPATARRFGVGNAFDAGQNIQGGVQYLAWLLKRFNGNLTLAAAGYNAGEGAVDKYKGVPPYSETQRYVQRVAVLAERYRAAATVAR from the coding sequence ATGAGGGGGAGCTCACTACTGTTGGGGATGGCTTGTCTGCTGGCCGTGGCGCCGGCCGTGGCCGGCACCGTCTGGCGCTGCGAGAACGCCGCCGGCGAGCGCAGCTACGTCAGCAAGAAGCCCAAGGGCCAGACCTGCGTGGTCGCCAGCCAGTACACCAGCCGCGCCAGCCGGCCGCGCAACCCGACCCCGGCGGCGTACGCGCCGCCGCCGGCCGCCAGCGTCGCCGCGCTCGGCGCGCCGGCCACGGTCAACAACAACCCGCCGGCGACCTACAGCGGCGCCGCGGCGATGATGACCGCGGCCGGACTCAAGCCCGCTGCGCCGGCCGCCGACGCCGCCAATGCGATCGCCCCGACGGCCCCGCCGCCGGCCCCGGCCCCGGCCCCGGCCGCGCCGCAGGCGGCGCCGACCCGGCTGGTCCAGGGCCAGGTCTACTCCTATATCAAGGACGGCGTGCGCCACTACACCAGCAAGCGGCCGAAGGGATTGGCCAGCGCCACCGCGGTGCGCACGATCCGCTATTCCTTCATCGAGACCTGCTTCGCCTGCGCGGCCCGGCCCGGGGTCAACTTCGGCACCCTGCGCCTGAACACCGAGGCCTACTCCAACGAGATCGCCGCGGCGGCGCGCCAGCACGGGGTCGAAGAGGCCATCGTCCGCGCCATCATCCACGCCGAGTCGGCCTACAACCCGAACGCGATGTCGCGGGTCGGCGCGCAGGGGCTGATGCAGCTGATGCCGGCGACCGCGCGCCGGTTCGGCGTCGGCAACGCCTTCGACGCCGGGCAGAACATCCAGGGCGGGGTGCAGTACCTGGCCTGGCTGCTGAAGCGCTTCAACGGCAACCTGACTCTGGCCGCGGCCGGCTACAACGCCGGCGAGGGCGCGGTCGACAAGTACAAGGGCGTGCCGCCGTACAGCGAAACCCAGCGCTACGTGCAGCGGGTGGCGGTGCTGGCCGAACGCTACCGTGCCGCGGCGACCGTGGCGCGCTGA
- a CDS encoding GNAT family N-acetyltransferase, with protein sequence MDRDFNIREIGPDEFERVWPIFREVLARGESYNYPAELSLEKAREMWTAPPYRTFVAEGDDGEILACYKLGPNYAGRGDHIANASYMVAERYWGQGIGAALCSHSLTQASQAGYAAMQFNYVVSTNTAAVNLWLKHGFEIVGRVPNAFRHVTLGLVDVFVMYRVL encoded by the coding sequence ATGGACCGCGATTTCAACATCCGCGAGATCGGCCCCGACGAATTCGAACGCGTCTGGCCGATCTTCCGCGAAGTGCTGGCCCGCGGCGAGAGCTACAACTACCCGGCCGAACTGTCGCTGGAAAAGGCCCGCGAGATGTGGACCGCCCCGCCCTACCGGACCTTCGTCGCCGAGGGCGACGACGGCGAGATCCTGGCCTGCTACAAGCTCGGTCCGAATTACGCCGGCCGCGGCGACCACATCGCCAACGCCAGCTACATGGTCGCCGAGCGCTACTGGGGCCAGGGCATCGGCGCGGCGCTGTGCTCGCATTCGCTGACCCAGGCCAGCCAGGCCGGCTACGCGGCGATGCAGTTCAACTACGTGGTCAGCACCAACACCGCCGCGGTCAACCTGTGGCTCAAGCACGGCTTCGAGATCGTCGGCCGGGTGCCGAACGCGTTCCGCCACGTCACGCTGGGGCTGGTGGATGTGTTCGTGATGTATCGGGTGTTGTGA
- a CDS encoding DUF1501 domain-containing protein yields MKRRQFLTNTICAALGGAGLYSALGNLRLAQAAANAYGPSRFDDYKALVCVFLFGGNDSLNMIVPRDDGHYQQYRTARATLAVEQNRLLPLAAQAGGGASDGALYGLQACTTDDDLVGMGGLQGLFNSGQAAVLGNVGTLIRPTSKADYLNQRVELPPQLFSHNDQQQYWQVSRTGEGRGFGWAGHIADLLRDANPDAFIPMSVSLNFESILQRASQSSQYVIGNDGPRQFSRFEWDDDSRRAFLELMAPGAQSHVFGRSYAGAFRRARENASAVAMALEASAPLQTAFPETDLGNQLRMVARLIKVREVLGLKRQVFFVSMGGFDHHDSLLGDQPGLLARLSQAMTAFHAATGELGVADKVTAFTASDFGRTLSSNGDGSDHGWGGHHFIVGGAVRGGRFFGTMPTLVNGGADDAGWGQIIPTTSVDQYGATLARWFGVGDSELDLIFPNLGNFNSRDLGFMA; encoded by the coding sequence ATGAAACGTCGGCAATTCCTGACCAACACGATCTGCGCCGCGCTCGGCGGCGCCGGCCTGTATTCCGCGCTCGGCAACCTGCGCCTGGCGCAGGCGGCCGCCAACGCCTACGGACCGTCGCGCTTCGACGATTACAAGGCCCTGGTCTGCGTGTTCCTGTTCGGCGGCAACGATTCGCTGAACATGATCGTGCCGCGCGACGACGGCCACTATCAGCAATACCGCACCGCGCGAGCCACCTTGGCGGTCGAACAGAACCGACTGCTGCCCCTGGCGGCGCAGGCCGGCGGTGGCGCTTCGGACGGCGCGCTGTACGGTCTGCAGGCCTGCACCACCGACGACGACTTGGTCGGCATGGGCGGCCTGCAGGGCTTGTTCAACAGCGGGCAGGCAGCGGTGCTGGGCAATGTCGGCACCCTGATCCGGCCGACCAGCAAGGCCGATTACCTCAATCAGAGGGTAGAGCTGCCGCCGCAGCTGTTCTCGCACAACGACCAGCAGCAGTACTGGCAGGTCTCGCGCACCGGCGAGGGCCGCGGCTTCGGCTGGGCCGGGCACATCGCCGACCTGCTGCGCGACGCCAATCCCGACGCCTTCATTCCGATGTCGGTGTCGCTGAACTTCGAGAGCATCCTGCAACGCGCGAGCCAGTCCAGCCAGTACGTGATCGGCAACGACGGTCCGCGCCAGTTCAGCCGCTTCGAGTGGGACGACGACAGCCGCCGGGCGTTTCTGGAGCTGATGGCGCCAGGCGCGCAGTCGCACGTGTTCGGGCGCAGTTACGCCGGCGCGTTCCGTCGCGCGCGCGAGAACGCCTCGGCGGTGGCGATGGCGCTGGAGGCCTCCGCGCCGTTGCAGACCGCGTTCCCAGAAACAGACCTGGGCAATCAGCTGCGGATGGTGGCGCGGCTGATCAAGGTGCGCGAGGTGCTGGGGCTGAAGCGGCAGGTGTTCTTCGTGTCGATGGGCGGATTCGACCATCACGACAGCCTGCTCGGCGATCAGCCGGGCCTGCTGGCGCGGCTGTCGCAGGCGATGACCGCGTTCCACGCGGCCACCGGCGAACTCGGCGTGGCCGACAAGGTCACCGCGTTCACCGCCTCGGATTTCGGCCGCACCTTGTCGTCCAACGGCGACGGCTCCGACCACGGCTGGGGCGGTCATCACTTCATCGTCGGCGGCGCGGTGCGCGGCGGGCGATTCTTCGGCACCATGCCGACCCTGGTCAACGGCGGGGCCGACGACGCCGGCTGGGGCCAGATCATTCCGACCACCTCGGTGGACCAGTACGGGGCGACCCTGGCGCGGTGGTTCGGGGTCGGCGACAGCGAGTTGGATCTGATCTTCCCGAACTTGGGCAATTTCAACTCGCGCGATCTGGGATTCATGGCCTAG
- a CDS encoding DUF1800 domain-containing protein: protein MGASSRLLLALGILIALRGVTPTPDYGGPYPGAPDPLQLRADRGATGAAPVARFADIPANDGEAARFLTQATFGPTREDIDRLKQIGYTAWINEQVGFPASSQLTFLKNARVRRPDDFSRDWRLDAWFVNAVGGKDPIKPTLIVHRDQLRQRVAFALSQIMVVSDATSDPLYHASYGMSHYYDTLARDAFGNFRTLLEDVTLHPVMGIYLSMLQNRKPDPVNNIRPDENFAREVMQLFSVGLVQLKQDGTPLLDAAQQPIPTYGQDTVRGFAHVFTGWTFKGCQAEGSFDCYFYEVDAPAWVSPMENHAAYHASAQEKQLLLYPGVSLPGGKLAAGGSGRADLSAALDNIFNHPNVGPFIGKQLIQRLVTSNPSPAYVGRVAAAFDNNGQGVRGDLRAVVSAILLDPEARDPAAQPAHFGKVREPILRLTHLWRALKGKSKSGHTEEFWSVDNYLGQVPMYAPSVFNFFSPRYSPNGEPQSLGLVAPELQLATDYMMPANESYLMRKIFDAYLGNPEGIGTDEVAIDLSAEVAVAHDIPALIARYDALFLSGQMTDQMKQVLTQRLSGMPANTTAAKRLRVQEALYVIVNSPDYIVQK from the coding sequence ATGGGCGCATCGTCGCGCCTGTTGCTGGCGCTGGGAATCCTGATCGCACTGCGCGGGGTCACGCCGACGCCCGACTACGGCGGGCCGTATCCCGGTGCGCCGGATCCGCTGCAATTGCGCGCCGATCGGGGCGCGACCGGCGCCGCGCCCGTGGCGCGGTTCGCCGACATCCCCGCCAACGACGGCGAAGCCGCGCGCTTCCTGACCCAGGCCACGTTCGGCCCGACCCGCGAGGACATCGACCGGCTCAAGCAGATCGGCTACACCGCCTGGATCAACGAGCAGGTCGGGTTCCCGGCGTCTTCGCAGCTGACGTTCCTCAAGAACGCCAGGGTGCGCAGGCCCGACGATTTCAGCCGCGACTGGCGGCTGGACGCGTGGTTCGTCAACGCCGTAGGCGGCAAGGACCCGATCAAGCCGACCCTGATCGTGCACCGCGATCAACTGCGCCAGCGGGTGGCGTTCGCGCTCAGCCAGATCATGGTGGTGTCGGATGCGACCTCCGATCCGCTCTACCACGCCTCGTACGGGATGAGCCACTACTACGACACCCTGGCCCGCGACGCGTTCGGCAACTTCCGCACCTTGCTCGAGGACGTGACCCTGCATCCGGTGATGGGCATCTATCTGTCGATGCTGCAGAACCGCAAGCCCGATCCGGTCAACAACATCCGTCCCGACGAGAACTTCGCCCGCGAAGTGATGCAGTTGTTCAGCGTCGGCCTGGTCCAACTCAAGCAGGACGGCACGCCGCTGCTGGACGCGGCGCAGCAGCCGATCCCGACCTATGGCCAGGACACCGTCCGCGGCTTCGCCCACGTGTTCACCGGCTGGACCTTCAAGGGCTGCCAGGCCGAAGGTTCGTTCGATTGCTATTTCTACGAAGTCGACGCGCCGGCCTGGGTGTCGCCGATGGAGAACCATGCGGCGTACCACGCCTCGGCGCAGGAGAAGCAGTTGCTGCTGTATCCGGGCGTAAGCCTGCCGGGCGGCAAACTCGCCGCCGGCGGCAGCGGCCGCGCCGACCTGAGCGCGGCGCTGGACAATATCTTCAACCATCCCAACGTCGGGCCGTTCATCGGCAAGCAGCTGATCCAGCGGCTGGTGACCAGCAATCCCAGCCCGGCCTATGTCGGCCGGGTCGCGGCGGCGTTCGACAACAACGGCCAAGGCGTGCGCGGCGACTTGCGCGCGGTGGTCAGCGCGATCCTACTCGACCCCGAAGCGCGCGATCCGGCCGCGCAGCCGGCGCATTTCGGCAAGGTGCGCGAGCCGATCCTGCGCCTGACCCACCTGTGGCGCGCGCTGAAGGGCAAGTCCAAGAGCGGGCACACCGAGGAGTTCTGGAGCGTCGACAACTACCTCGGCCAGGTGCCGATGTACGCGCCGTCGGTGTTCAACTTCTTCAGCCCGCGCTACAGCCCCAACGGCGAGCCGCAGAGCCTGGGCCTGGTGGCGCCGGAGCTGCAGTTGGCGACCGACTACATGATGCCGGCCAACGAAAGCTATCTGATGAGGAAGATCTTCGACGCTTACCTCGGCAATCCGGAAGGCATCGGCACCGACGAGGTGGCGATCGACCTCAGCGCGGAAGTCGCGGTCGCGCACGACATTCCCGCGTTGATCGCGCGCTACGACGCCTTGTTCCTGTCCGGGCAGATGACCGATCAGATGAAGCAGGTGCTGACCCAGCGGCTGTCCGGCATGCCGGCCAACACCACCGCGGCCAAGCGCCTGCGGGTGCAGGAGGCGCTGTACGTGATCGTCAACTCGCCCGATTACATCGTGCAGAAGTAA